A genomic window from Lotus japonicus ecotype B-129 chromosome 1, LjGifu_v1.2 includes:
- the LOC130731988 gene encoding transcription factor SPEECHLESS translates to MDDSLSDIFEDTEFGNNQFGSDDLFAILESLEGFSTDFPLVNEAVAVSNSKENTEESPRLVSQKSTSSSALHDSETELETSPKSNKRQKVSPTSAEEANPDGTPRMSHITVERNRRKQMNEHLTVLRSLMPCFYVKRGDQASIIGGVVDYISELQQLLQALEAKKQRKVYSEVLSPRLVSSPRPSPLSPRKQPLSPRLNLPISPRTPQPGSPYKPRLPQQQLNYINIPPPVAFSNSLEPSPTSSAASSINDNINELVANSTSAVADVEVKFSGPHLLLKTVSQRIPGQAMKIISTLEDLALEILHVNISSSTADDTMLNSFTIKIGIECQLSAEELAQQIQQTFC, encoded by the exons ATGGATGACAGTTTATCTGATATTTTTGAGGACACTGAATTTGGGAACAACCAGTTTGGTTCAGATGATCTCTTTGCCATTTTGGAGAGCCTTGAAGGGTTCTCCACCGATTTTCCTCTCGTTAACGAAGCTGTTGCGGTCTCGAATTCCAAAGAGAATACTGAGGAGAGTCCCAGGTTGGTGTCCCAGAAATCAACCTCTTCAAGTGCTTTGCATGATTCAGAAACTGAGCTTGAAACCTCGCCGAAAAGCAATAAGAGACAGAAGGTTAGTCCCACATCGGCGGAGGAGGCGAACCCTGATGGAACACCAAGGATGTCTCACATTACCGTGGAGCGGAACAGGAGAAAGCAAATGAATGAGCACTTGACTGTCTTGAGGTCACTCATGCCTTGCTTCTATGTTAAAAGG GGAGATCAAGCATCGATAATTGGAGGTGTGGTTGATTACATCAGTGAGTTGCAGCAGTTGCTCCAAGCTCTGGAGGccaagaaacaaagaaaagtctaCAGTGAAGTCCTGAGCCCAAGGCTGGTTTCAAGCCCAAGGCCCTCACCACTGAGCCCACGGAAACAACCACTGAGCCCAAGGCTAAACCTGCCCATAAGCCCAAGAACTCCACAACCAGGAAGCCCATACAAGCCTAGGTTGCCGCAGCAGCAGCTAAACTACATTAACATTCCACCACCAGTGGCGTTCTCAAACTCTCTCGAGCCGTCTCCCACTTCCTCCGCCGCTTCCTCCATCAACGACAACATCAATGAGCTTGTGGCCAATTCCACCTCCGCCGTGGCTGACGTCGAGGTCAAGTTTTCGGGTCCGCATCTGCTTTTGAAAACGGTGTCTCAGCGGATTCCGGGGCAGGCTATGAAGATTATTTCAACTCTTGAAGATCTTGCGCTAGAAATCCTCCATGTTAACATTAGTTCTAGTACTGCGGATGATACCATGCTGAACTCGTTCACTATCAAG ATTGGAATTGAATGCCAACTGAGTGCTGAAGAACTGGCTCAACAAATCCAGCAAACATTCTGCTAA